The DNA window GGGGATCTTCTCCAGAGTGGATTCGCGGACCCATTTTTTCTGGACACGTGGCAAGTCAACTGCCGTTTGACCATTGGAAATCGATGAGGCACCAGATCTGACTCAGAAATggataattttgataaaaataacataattttcaaaaactaattatgaaaccatttttgtttttagtcttttttaaacaaattaacctcttaaatacttttttttttttatctatttttaaaattattttcaaaacccattcgaaattttgaaagctaaacaaaaaaataataatatatatataNAAATAGAGTTTGaacttaatttctttatttttaggttttttttttatcgtttttttttgaattaattgttctctaaaatgtgaaaatataaaattatttttaaaaattaccaatttaattaatttctcacattttaggtagattttttgttttaatttataataaataatgattgCTTAAATCATAATGTCATGTTGATAAGATTAAAAAGGGTGATTTGGCATGGcgtataaaaaatgaatatccaattatttattaattgcatcgatattattttattactatattaagaatattattaacatgaatgtttatttaaaaataaaattagttgtCAAGGTTGCATCAAATTTTGTTACCACATTGGTAACATTGTTACCTTACAGGcttagattaaaataaaaagtatagaAAAGTAAATTAGTAggtaaatttacaaaataagaaaatttatcGCGGGTAATCTCCGCTTCCATTCCcgtaaaaagaaatgaaaatttttgtacggatgaaaaataaaataggtaGTTGTGATGGGGATGGAGATGACTTCTCTGACCCTCCCCCGCCCCATCAACATCTCTACACTTATCTATCTACTAaaatcggctaatttagacgagaatcttaattaataaattaatcacTCAAAACTCattaagaaatataatattaggTCTAGCGTGTGTTTTCGAGTGAATTCTCTTATAACactaaatcaaatttgaagCCCAATAAGGTAGTTTGTGGTCCAATTTGAAGCCCAACACGCTTCACAAGTCAATATACGATTGGtttagagatgttcatttaagTCTTATGTGAGCCCAACACGCTTCACAAGTCAATATACGATCAGtttagagatgttcatttaagTCTTATGTGAGCCCGACTTGCATAGGATAAAGAATAGAGTAGTAAAAGGGAATGGAGAGAGATTTATCTTCTTAACTAAATAGTGTCGAATAGGAGAATTATATTCCCCATCCGTGATTCAACCTATGTATAATTCGATCCATGCAAATTTCCAGCTAGAATCTTGTTCCAAtcctaacaaatttttttggataGACAccgagaatgtttgcttaatccacctCACTTAAATgatgtgaaagttatcttatttataataaaataaaacaattttttttggatagaCACGGataatgtttgcttaatccacccacttaaatggtgtgaaagttatcttatttataatcaaataaattacaaaagaagtAATAAACGGAAATAACAATAAGATACCTATGAAGATATTTGCCTcgtaataaaatatcaaaggGGATATATATGAATGACACAGTATTGAATACTGGTGATAATATTAGCAAAAGAACGTTCTCATCTGCTTCCAGACATGCCGAGCTCCACATATTATTGTACAGTAAATGGAAATTAACTCAAATTTTATCTTTGTAAGATCGTCAATATTGTAAGGAGGGTGTTTTTAGAGTATGTACAGtcaactataatttattactaaatatcctcaaCCGACCCAAACAAAAAGATTCACCAACATCAAATATCacttaattttattaacaaaaggatcgaaatttaaaaaaacattacaaattataattacattccattgaaaactaaaacaaaacactcacacacacacatcaaatggaaaacaaaagaatcaaagaaaggTCANttttttttttttttttttttttttttttttttgtttttgttttacaattattattattgttattatttcatcatcttctctGTTAGTGCCTGTTCCCATAAACCTGCAacaaacaagaagaaacaaacaaaattccttcaaaatggggttaaagaaaaaaaacgtaccaatttaaatttgttcaaTACTCACTTCCTGCGATGCCACCGATCGACAATAGTTCAGATTTGTCAGCACCGAGCACGTCGACCCACATTCACTGTCCTTCAGCGACACTGTCGACCGGTCCAGCTTCACCGCCCATGGAGGATACCCGTAGTTCTTCGCGGCGGACCCCAAATGTGACGACGACCGCTGCATTCTCACCGCCCTTGGAATGTTCCTCCCCTCAACTGACGCCCGCCTTCGGCTCGGCTGCCTCTCAAGCGACTCTGGCCTAGCCTTCGGTGCGCTCTGCGACCGCACTTTTGCCTTCGACGATTCGGTGTTCGCCATGTAATTTGGGAACAATGGGTAATCGTAAGACAAAGATTCTGCATATTCCGATCTGGGAAATTCGAATGGGATGCGATTTGGGTCGGATTTCGCCATGGCGGAGAAGCATTGGGGACTACTTTGAGCTGTTCCGTAGGCGTAATCTTCGAAATGGCCGCTGAATGTTCTCGGGCTCATGTCGGTCATCGCTGACGGCGCCGGCGAGAGACGGTAGTTTTCTTGATTCGAATAGGTGTTAAGGCTGTAGCTATTGCGATTCTTTAGGGTTCCACCTAAATCCATCTCCACGATCTTTATattctcttccatttctctgTCGATCTCCTgcaaaaaagggggaaaaaacaGAGTTGTACCAAATCGTTAcaaatatgaagaaaacaaGATCAAATTTTGATGGGGTTTGAAAATTACTTGATGGGTATGTCTTTGACGGCTTTCTTGGAAAGATTTTCGATGGGATGAGTGCCATGAATGGGCAGTGGGCTGTGAATCTTCAGCCATTTTGATCCTCTGTGTTCGTGCTCTGGCCTGCGCCGTCACTAAAGCTTGCATACACCGCAGAGTTTCGGTGGCTCTTCGTCTCACCAAATGGCCTCTCACCATCGCCTGCAATTTCACCAACCCTTTCAAAGCACACAGCGCCTTTCTCGCCTGCATTTTCAATCACAAACACAATTTCTTCAGATTTCGATTTGGGCGATCGTCAATTCGAGTTTTGTGCATTTACCAGATAAGATCTGAAAACGGATTGGATTTTAATCGCAGCAGCTTCTTCAATTCTACCGTCTTTCCCATTCGACGCTACAGTCAAACGAATCACGACGGCAGCGGCTTGTGCAGCTGCAACTGCCGCCTCCGTCGCAGCAGCCATCGCCATAGCGTGTTTTTCCTGTTCCTTCTCCATATCAAACGTGGTATTCACAGATGAATTAACGGCGACGGCAACGGCGACATTCGATCCCAGCGTGTTCACGTCCTTTGCCGGTGAAGGTCGCCGGAAACTCCATCGCTTCTTCTCTTTGGGAGACGAAACCGGAATCGTTGAATTTCCAGAGGAAACAACAGAAACATGATTGGCGATTTGGGAATGTTCCTTGTCGAACTTCTTGCCGGAGAGGAAATTCTTGAGCCATTTTCCGGCCTTACCCATATCTTCTTGTTCTCTGAATCAACTAAAAATGGAGATCTCTCGCTTCGTTATCAGGTTTTGAGATGAAAATGGCGGCCTTACGTTACATGTCGTGTTGTTTGTCAGTACTCACAAATTTACATGTGTTGAGAAACAGAGTGGTCAGCTCCCAGATTCTGGAATATATCGATgaccttcttctttttgtatttacCTTATCATATTGctactttaattaaataataaatattaattaattaattaattatccaTTAATTTATACTATATTTGTGTTAATGTCAGATTTCCACATGCCTCGTTACATTAACATTATCTTCAATAATTTAGTGGCTTTCaaagaataagataaaaacaaatatatttagtatttttgtaattaattaattttatactaaattatatcaaatataacataaaagtGGATTTTCacgtaaatttaaaaaataagaaaataaaataagaaggTTCCTGGGGACCAAAAAGATAtgagtttaaaagtattatatatttttacgtaaataaataaaattgtaaacaaaataggaaaaaatatataatattatttattaaatgattaaacaaTAATTAGTTGGCACCCACATGGCCTGTTTGTAATAATAAGTGCTTCCCTTCGTTTCAACTTCCTGTTTTGCTTTTGGGAAGCACTTTGCCTTGTTTCATCTCCCTTATGAATACTCATTAATAATCAAactatacttttaatttatacaaTAAGCTTCTAATACGcgttacatttttatttattaagggATGGAAAATTAAATTCGGTAGATTAttcataatattaatttttattagaaatgtGAAAAGTAAAACTTAGGAAAAAATAATTGGTGTAGATTTGATTAATACGTTGTCTAAGTATGCTTAGGTGCTCTCCACATGGAgctcatttaaaaattaagcaaATAAATCTTTCCATGtgcaatattaaattaaagccATTAATTAGGgaatagttttatttatttattcattttattaggAGATATGAATAccgataagataaggaatcaatacaaggagaataagattcggattaccttgttgatcgaatatctcaaggcaagaacgttgtttgagatttgaatcactccacaagcaagatcgatcatgtctatcttgaatgattcttgttaatgaaatatctcaacgcaagagcacttgtttgagattagaATCTTTCCACAAATAAGATTGATTATGTtgaacttgaatgattctacatgcaacctaaactatgtagaattgcaaagaaacttagtcattggctaaagaaaagcacaaatacttattttactatatttttccaagtcttcttacaaatacaacatacatgactttatatagtctcaaaatgaaactattagagacatttcaagagttgtaacattcatacttaatgaccataattaaccattgtGTAATTGTAGTAAAtagaaagttttaaaatacattaatgaaatacaataactctaaattgtaatccacccaaaatttataacatgaaacttcgtTATTCTTTAacgtggcatgaattgaaaaatatttaatttctatttgggttttaataatttaaatttgattaattttgaaacatgaTATATGTAGTTGTCTTACCATTTTGAGAcatataattttcaaacatgtttGGAATATTGAAGTtgatgtttatatatatatatatataattattattattattgaaaaatgggACATTTAATTGTTAATTTGTTATAGGATATAGGTAGAAATTGGGAGTGGGAGTTTTGTGGAGACTGTCGCGTCAGCATTGAATTCGATTGCTGTTGACGCTTTATCCTGTCGGATGTCGTTCACGTTCCCGTGTTTTTTCCCACTCGCCGCCCACCGCCACCTCAACCATCCATTTTTTTACTTACTTTCACGGGTTTCCGACCACCTAAACtttacttctttcttttaaattttaaatttNaaaaaaaaaaaaaaaaaaaaaaaaaaaaaaaaaaaaaaaaaaaaaaaaaaaaaaaaaaaaaaaaaaaaaaagtctactCCGTGTATTTGAATGTAAACTTTTATCACATGGTATAAAAttgtgttaggaataacgactcttcacagtggtatgatattgtctactttgaacaaattttcatgactttgctttgagtttctccaaaaggccccgtatcaatagagatgtattcctttacttataaacccatgatcattccctaaattagccgacgtcggactcactcccaacaaatttaacttcaaatcgaataaatttgtaaatttgttTTACACATGGATTAAAATAGtcatttttaagaattaaaaaataaaaatattactaCTTAAAATACGATttctactaaaataatataatgagTAAAAcctaaaagaataataaaaagttctgaatttttatttttggctaTTTTTTGAGTTTGGGCCTCGattatgtaaatatattgGGCCTGGGCCCATAATGGAGAAGGCTGCATTTTGGGCCGTAAGAATTCGGCCAGAAGGcccaaataaaagaaacgtCCCTAGTATCTAAATTTGCGGCAAAAAGAGTTGTTTGGTTTGAACGAaaggattaaaagaaaatatattttataattttaaatactaaagaaagaaaattatataaaatagttttcttttttgtaaaatttgaatttagtcCTTCGTAAGATTAAGATTATTATATAAATGGGTAAAATTGATAATAGGGGAAAGTTAGGGACCATTTCCATAAATTGAGAAAGTAAAAGGAAGTGCAGAATATGTTAGATTGTTTTGTTGGTTTAAGCTCCGGAAGCTTAAGATTAAagcaaaagaaacaagaaagtgGCACACAACAGACACACTAAAGACACACAGCAAAGACATAACATTTCTCCTTAAATTTCCCCAAAAACCTTAACCAACACTCAATCCGTTTAATTTCctgtcttttattttctctcccTTTTTGTCTTCCTCTTCTCAATCTCCGCCATGTCCCGGCCGTCCTCCCTCGCCCCTCTGGATTCCTCCTTGGAGTTCCTTTCGAGATCTTGGAGGATTTCACCGTCGACCCATTTGGTTAATTCCCGGATTCCGGCCGGCACTCACGGCGGCGGGAATTGGGGTGATATTGTGTTGGAAGATTCCAGCAGCGACGCCGAGGGGTTCTTGGTGTTTATGAACCCATTTTCGTTTACTTCTTCTGAAACTTCCCAAATGGTCATGGACCGGATTTTGTCTCATTCGGTACTCTCctaatttcttctaaattgagaaatttgtGTCGTTTTCTGAAAATCTCCGTGTTTGTGGCGCAGCAGGATGTGTCTCCTCGGACTTCCGGTCGGCTGTCGCATAGCAGCGGCCCACTTAACGCCGCCCACAGCGGCGGTTCATTAACCGACAGCCCACCTTTTTCTCCCTCGGAAATCGCCGACCTCGACTCCAAGGTTCCTCTTCCTGTCACTCTGTGTCGGTCGTAAATTAAATAAGTCCatttttagatataatttCTTCATTACATTACATTATTACAACAATTAAAACCaataatattatgtttataaCAGTTTTTCAATTaactaaatatgatttaaaactGTGGATTTCCGGGAAATTATAGTTGACCATGGAAACTTTGAAGAGACCTGGTCTTTAGGATTTAAGgttcatcaaaatcaatggtGGGTATCCGAGAATCAGGGAGTTTCCGGCGACCATTATTCAGATCAATTTCATTCGTTTCTACCATGGCGATGTCAATTCTTGATCAATTGCTAACCAAaagaacagaggaaaaaagaaaaaaaaaacccatttcccCTAAATTTCTCTAAATCATGAATCGCCATCATTCCATGCAGCTTTACCGATCCAACTATTCTTTCAATGCCCATTTTCGGGCCACCGTGAATGGGTCCGGCACCGCCGCTGTTGGCGGCGGAAAGACGGTCGGGCGTTGGCTGAAGGAGCGCAAGGAGAGGAGGAAAGAGGAAAACAGAGTTCAGAATGCCCAGCTTCATGCTGCTATTTCTGTTGCAGGGGTGGCCGCTGCCATCGCCGCCATTGCTTCCGCCTCTGCGTCTTCCAACGGAGTAAACGACGGCGAAGATATTCATAAGACCGATATAGCTTTGGCCTCCGCCGCTACATTGGTCGCCGCTCAATGCGTGGAGGCTGCTGAAGCTATGGGAGCCGAACATGATCACCTCGCTTCTGTTATTAGCTCCGCCGTCAATGTCAAGTCCGCCGGCGACATTATGACGCTCACCGCCGCCGCTGCCACAGGTTGTATTGTCGTTTTCTTATTTTCGGCTATTGGGTTGCGTCctacaaattttttatcttaaattcctttataactttttagaattgaatctaattcttctttgaattttgttttcttcaaaagaATTCTTCACTTCTTTTGAATTCAAGAATAAATGTTGGGAGGAAATTTAAATTNAGTCcgcaacaaaatggagttgtAGAGCATACACATCTATGTTTTTGgctataaattttatgaatttataagtaatcTATGTTATTTGTGGgagcccaaaacaaaaaagaatgagAATTTATACgcaaaattttgataatatcGTAGAAAGTTgtgatttttaatatatatattaataatattttgatattatgACACTGTGGAATGGATATTGTAGCACTAAGAGGAGCAGCAACGCTGAAGTCACGGGCGACAAAGGACGTGTGGAATGCAGCGGAGAAAGGGATGGGAGGAGCATCGTCGAGCGGCGAGGGCTCCAGCCGTGGTAGCTTAATTAACAACATCATCGTAAATCAAAAGTTGAGTGGAGATCAACTGCAACCCTGTGACTCAAAGCTTGACATAATTCAACCCGTATGCTACCGAGGATTGCTCGCCAATGGCTGCGAGCTTCTTAAACTGACTCGTAACGGTAACCTTTTGTTGAAAATTGTTAGGAGTGAATCTCTCGTTTACTAATTAAGAAGATCAccataaatttataagaagAGTTTACcctcaaaatgaacaatatcatactctTAATTAGCTTATTTATTTGCAGGCGATCTTCATTGGAAACTCGTCTCTGTTTATCTG is part of the Cucurbita pepo subsp. pepo cultivar mu-cu-16 chromosome LG03, ASM280686v2, whole genome shotgun sequence genome and encodes:
- the LOC111790487 gene encoding protein IQ-DOMAIN 14-like is translated as MGKAGKWLKNFLSGKKFDKEHSQIANHVSVVSSGNSTIPVSSPKEKKRWSFRRPSPAKDVNTLGSNVAVAVAVNSSVNTTFDMEKEQEKHAMAMAAATEAAVAAAQAAAVVIRLTVASNGKDGRIEEAAAIKIQSVFRSYLARKALCALKGLVKLQAMVRGHLVRRRATETLRCMQALVTAQARARTQRIKMAEDSQPTAHSWHSSHRKSFQESRQRHTHQEIDREMEENIKIVEMDLGGTLKNRNSYSLNTYSNQENYRLSPAPSAMTDMSPRTFSGHFEDYAYGTAQSSPQCFSAMAKSDPNRIPFEFPRSEYAESLSYDYPLFPNYMANTESSKAKVRSQSAPKARPESLERQPSRRRASVEGRNIPRAVRMQRSSSHLGSAAKNYGYPPWAVKLDRSTVSLKDSECGSTCSVLTNLNYCRSVASQEVYGNRH
- the LOC111790484 gene encoding VAN3-binding protein-like isoform X2 encodes the protein MSRPSSLAPLDSSLEFLSRSWRISPSTHLVNSRIPAGTHGGGNWGDIVLEDSSSDAEGFLVFMNPFSFTSSETSQMVMDRILSHSDVSPRTSGRLSHSSGPLNAAHSGGSLTDSPPFSPSEIADLDSKLYRSNYSFNAHFRATVNGSGTAAVGGGKTVGRWLKERKERRKEENRVQNAQLHAAISVAGVAAAIAAIASASASSNGVNDGEDIHKTDIALASAATLVAAQCVEAAEAMGAEHDHLASVISSAVNVKSAGDIMTLTAAAATALRGAATLKSRATKDVWNAAEKGMGGASSSGEGSSRGSLINNIIVNQKLSGDQLQPCDSKLDIIQPVCYRGLLANGCELLKLTRNGDLHWKLVSVYLSRTKQVVLKMKSRHVAGTITKKKKNLVVGVVKDIPAWAGRHLLEGGEDRRYFGVKTLLRGVVEFECRNQREYDMWTQGVAKLLLMAAERICRF
- the LOC111790484 gene encoding VAN3-binding protein-like isoform X1; this translates as MSRPSSLAPLDSSLEFLSRSWRISPSTHLVNSRIPAGTHGGGNWGDIVLEDSSSDAEGFLVFMNPFSFTSSETSQMVMDRILSHSQDVSPRTSGRLSHSSGPLNAAHSGGSLTDSPPFSPSEIADLDSKLYRSNYSFNAHFRATVNGSGTAAVGGGKTVGRWLKERKERRKEENRVQNAQLHAAISVAGVAAAIAAIASASASSNGVNDGEDIHKTDIALASAATLVAAQCVEAAEAMGAEHDHLASVISSAVNVKSAGDIMTLTAAAATALRGAATLKSRATKDVWNAAEKGMGGASSSGEGSSRGSLINNIIVNQKLSGDQLQPCDSKLDIIQPVCYRGLLANGCELLKLTRNGDLHWKLVSVYLSRTKQVVLKMKSRHVAGTITKKKKNLVVGVVKDIPAWAGRHLLEGGEDRRYFGVKTLLRGVVEFECRNQREYDMWTQGVAKLLLMAAERICRF